Below is a window of Longimicrobiaceae bacterium DNA.
CGTGCGGTATAAAGCCGGCGTTTCCCCGTAGCCGGTAAGCATCCCATCAGTGCGCACGCGGCCTATCACCCCCTCGGGCGGGCTGATAGCATACAGCGCGGCTCCGGCTCGTCATCACCCCGCCCACATCAACCCGAACCGCCGCGCATCGGCTTCGATGATCACACATCCACACGCCCACGTGTTGCCGAGCGATCCTCCGAAGCGCCGCGACGGCTCGCGGTCAGTCTCCGCAGGGGGACTTCGAGCAATCGCGGTTTCATCCGCCCGCACTCGGCAGCTCCAGGCTCTTCCGGAGCCCGCATGACCTCTCCCGAGCTTCGGCCTTGGCAGGTGTGGATCGACACGGGCGGCACGTTTACGGATTGCCTGGCGCGCGACCCCGCCGGCCGCCTGCATCGCGCGAAGGTGCTCAGCAGCTCGTCCCTCCGTGGCGCGGTCGCCGAGGTGCTCGCGGCCGACCTCCTGCGCATCCGGGAGGACTGGGGCGCGGCGCGCGATGGGGTCCGCGGCTTCCGCTTCCGCCTGCTCTCGCCGAGTGATGCGAACACATCTACCGAATCGGTGGATGCGCGGCCGTCCATCGCTTCGGTAGATGCGGAGCGGACGGTCGTAGCGTATGACCCCGCGGCGGGGACGCTGCGGCTGGACCGGGCGCTCCCGGCAGATGCGCGGCCCGGCGCGGCGTTCGAGGTGCGGTCCGAAGAGGAGGCGCCGGTGCTGGCCGCCCGGCTCGTCACGGGAACGGCGGCGGGAGATGCGCTGCCGCCGCTGGCCATGCGGCTGGCGACCACGCGCGGCACCAACGCGCTGCTGGAGCGGCGGGGGGCGCCCACGGCGCTGTTCATCACCCGCGGCTTCGGCGACCTGCTGCGCATCGGGACGCAGCAGCGGCCGGATCTGTTCGCGCTGGACGTGCGGCGCCCGGAGCCACTGTACAGCGAGGCCGTGGAGGTGGACGAGCGGCTGGCGGCGGATGGCTCCGTGCTCCGTCCGCTGGACCTGGCGGCGCTGGAGCCCGCAGCGCGGCGCCTGCTCGCCGCGGGCGTGCGCGTGGCCGCGGTGGCGCTCATGCACTCGTTCCGCGATCCCGCGCACGAGCGCGCCGTGCGCGACTTCCTGCTCTCGCTGGGCTTCGTCCACGTGTCGTGCTCGGCAGACCTGGCGCCGCTCATCAAGCTGCTGCCGCGCGCGGAGACGGCGGTGGTGGACGCGTACCTGGGCCCCGTGATCGGCGACTACCTCGCGGGCGTCCGCGCCGCGCTGGGCGACGGGCGGCTGCACGTGATGACGAGCGCCGGCGGGCTGGTGCGGCCGGAGGACTTCCGCGCCAAGGACTCGCTGCTCAGCGGGCCCGCGGGCGGCGTGGTGGGCGCGGCGCTGGCCGGGCGGCGCGGCGGCTTCGCGCGCGTGATCGCCTTCGACATGGGCGGCACCAGCACCGACGTGGCCCGCTTCGACGGCGGCTTCGAGTACGTGTGGGAGCACGAGGTGGGCGGCGGGCGCATCGTCGCTCCCGCGCTGGCGATCGAGAGCGTGGCGGCGGGCGGCGGCTCGGTCTGCACCTTCGACGCGCAGGGGCTGCGGGTGGGGCCGGAGAGCGCCGGCGCGCAGCCGGGGCCGGCCTGCTACGGCGCGGGCGGCCCGCTCACCGTGACCGACGCGAACCTGCTGCTGGGCCGCATCGTCCCCGGCCGCTTCGCCATCCCGGTGGACCCGCGCGCCGCCGCGGAAGCCGCGGACGCCCTCGCCGCGCGCGTGCACGCCGCCACGGGCGAGCGCATCGGGCGGGAGGCGCTGGCGGCGGGGCTGGTGGACATCGCGGACGAGCGGATGGCCGACGCGATCCGCACCATCTCGCTGCGCCGCGGCTACGATCCCGCCGCGTACGCGCTGGTGGCGTTCGGTGG
It encodes the following:
- a CDS encoding hydantoinase/oxoprolinase family protein, translating into MTSPELRPWQVWIDTGGTFTDCLARDPAGRLHRAKVLSSSSLRGAVAEVLAADLLRIREDWGAARDGVRGFRFRLLSPSDANTSTESVDARPSIASVDAERTVVAYDPAAGTLRLDRALPADARPGAAFEVRSEEEAPVLAARLVTGTAAGDALPPLAMRLATTRGTNALLERRGAPTALFITRGFGDLLRIGTQQRPDLFALDVRRPEPLYSEAVEVDERLAADGSVLRPLDLAALEPAARRLLAAGVRVAAVALMHSFRDPAHERAVRDFLLSLGFVHVSCSADLAPLIKLLPRAETAVVDAYLGPVIGDYLAGVRAALGDGRLHVMTSAGGLVRPEDFRAKDSLLSGPAGGVVGAALAGRRGGFARVIAFDMGGTSTDVARFDGGFEYVWEHEVGGGRIVAPALAIESVAAGGGSVCTFDAQGLRVGPESAGAQPGPACYGAGGPLTVTDANLLLGRIVPGRFAIPVDPRAAAEAADALAARVHAATGERIGREALAAGLVDIADERMADAIRTISLRRGYDPAAYALVAFGGAGGQHACGVARRLGIRTVVVPPDAGLLSALGIGHAPVERFAERQVLRPLEDSEAELPEMASALAAQATAAVAREGVSVDDIDVPRRIVNLRYAGQDSTLSVDWDGASPLRP